GGGTAACCAACCATTTGATACCCTCCCCGTTAAACGCCACCTGTACACGACTCTGCTGACCACTACCTTCAAAGTTGATGATGGTGCCTTCACCGAATTTCGGGTGCTGCACTCGCTGGCCAAGCGAGAACCCGGTCTGGTTAAAGTTCTCTTGGGTCTGGGTTTGCGAGAAACGCCCGGATGCTGCGGCTGGACGCGACACTTTCGCGCGCATTCGCACTTCTTCCAGGCAATCTTCAGGCAGTTCGCGGATAAATCGCGACGCCTTATGGAACATGTCTTTGCCGTAAACACGGCGCATTTCCGCGTGGGTGATGTAGAGCTTTTTCATCGCACGGGTCATGCCGACATAACAAAGGCGACGCTCTTCTTCCAAACGTCCGGCTTCTTCCGCCGACATCTGGCTTGGGAACATGCCTTCTTCAACACCCACCATGAACACCATGGGAAACTCAAGGCCTTTGGCACTGTGCAATGTCATTAGCTGTGCCGCATCGTCAAACTCATCAGCCTGACCTTCACCAGCTTCAAGCGCGGCATGAGAGAGGAACGCCGACAGTGGCGACATTTCTTCCTGCACCTCTTCCGGCACTTCAAACTGACGGGTAGCTGTGACCAGTTCTTCAAGGTTATCAATGCGCGCTTGCGCTTTTTCACCTTTCTCTGCTTCGTACATAGCGCGAAGGCCGGAGTGCTGGATCACGTAGTCCGTTTGCTGGAAAAGCGCCATTTCGCGGGTGTCATCTTCCAGCGCATTCACCAGCTCGACAAAACGGCGCAAAGAGTTTGCAGCGCGGCCTGCCAGCACCTGCTCTTCAAGCAGCTGGTTACTCGCTTCCCACATGGTTGCTCCGCGATCACGCGCAGCAAGACGGATGGTTTCGAGGGTGCGATCGCCAAGACCACGTGCTGGCGTATTCACCACGCGTTCGAAAGCCGCATCATCAAAACGGTTACCAATCATGCGAAGGTACGCCAGCGCATCTTTGATTTCCTGACGTTCGAAGAATCGCATACCACCGTAAATGCGGTACGGCAGACCTGCCTGAATCAAGGCCTCTTCAAGCACACGGGATTGGGCGTTGTTTCGGTATAAAATCGCAGTGTCATTCAGCGCGCCGCCTTCGTCTTGCCAGGCTTTGATTTTGCCCACTACGAAGCGGGCTTCATCTAACTCGTTAAACGCACTGTATACAGAAATTAATTCACCTTCCTGACCTTCCGTCCACAGGCTCTTTCCCATGCGCTCGGCATTGTTTTCAATCAGGTGGTTAGACGCTTTCAGGATGTTGCCGGTCGAGCGGTAATTCTGCTCAAGACGGATGGTTTCAGCGCCAGGGAAGTCCTGCAGGAAGCGAGAGATGTTCTCGATTTTCGCACCGCGCCAACCATAGATGGACTGGTCGTCATCACCTACGATCATCACTTTGGCACTGTTGCCCGCCATCATACGCAGCCAAGCATATTGGATGTTGTTGGTATCCTGGAACTCATCCACCAGAATGTGCTGGAAACGCGCTTGATAGTGCTCACGGATATGTTCTTTATCACGCAGCAGCTCGTGGCAACGCAGCAGCAATTCCGCAAAATCCACCAAACCTGCACGGTCACAGGCTTCCTGATAAGCAGCGTAAACACGCAGCCAGGTTTTCTCTACCGGATCAAACTGGGCATCGATGTGATGCGGGCGCAGGCCCTCGTCTTTCTTGGCGTTGATGTACCAAGACGCCTGACGCGCAGGCCAATGTTTTTCATCCAGATTCTGCGCTTTGATCAGGCGGCGAAGCAGACGCTGTTGATCGTCTGAGTCCAGGATCTGAAAGTCCTGCGGCAGGTTTGCATCCAGATGGTGGGCACGGAGAATACGGTGACACAAACCGTGGAAAGTGCCGCACCAAAGACCGGAAGCCGTGCCCTGCATCAACTGCTCAATACGCCCGCGCATTTCTGCAGCGGCTTTGTTGGTAAAAGTTACCGCCATCACCGAAAACGGCGAAGCATATTCAACCTGCATTAACCAGGCAATACGATGAACCAGCACACGTGTTTTACCACTGCCTGCGCCCGCCAGAACAAGATAGTTGCCAAGCTGAGCAGCCACTGCCTCGCGTTGTTTGTCATTCAGACCGTCAATCAGGTGGGATACGTCCATCGTTCATTCACTGGTTATTTATACACTGGTTGACGATTATACCCATAAACCGTCGTGAGTTGCAGATCTGCTTATCGCACTGCGCTTGTTTTTGAATCTGTAACGGCTTCTGCCTCTTTCTCACTTCATGAATAGCTTTCACGTCTGCCGTTTCAAGACAAAAAACACCCAAAAATTAAAACCAATAAAATCAGATTCATAAGTACATCTTTACCTATTTAAAGAAAAATAAGCTTAAAAAAAACCGTAATAACGAAAGTTTTTATGCCAGAGACCTATCCTTTTGGAAGAGCACTGAATAACCAACAGTGCCATCAGGGGCTCCCTGAATAACGTATTGATTATCTTGATGACAAAAGTCTGTAAAGAG
The nucleotide sequence above comes from Grimontia kaedaensis. Encoded proteins:
- the uvrD gene encoding DNA helicase II, with the translated sequence MDVSHLIDGLNDKQREAVAAQLGNYLVLAGAGSGKTRVLVHRIAWLMQVEYASPFSVMAVTFTNKAAAEMRGRIEQLMQGTASGLWCGTFHGLCHRILRAHHLDANLPQDFQILDSDDQQRLLRRLIKAQNLDEKHWPARQASWYINAKKDEGLRPHHIDAQFDPVEKTWLRVYAAYQEACDRAGLVDFAELLLRCHELLRDKEHIREHYQARFQHILVDEFQDTNNIQYAWLRMMAGNSAKVMIVGDDDQSIYGWRGAKIENISRFLQDFPGAETIRLEQNYRSTGNILKASNHLIENNAERMGKSLWTEGQEGELISVYSAFNELDEARFVVGKIKAWQDEGGALNDTAILYRNNAQSRVLEEALIQAGLPYRIYGGMRFFERQEIKDALAYLRMIGNRFDDAAFERVVNTPARGLGDRTLETIRLAARDRGATMWEASNQLLEEQVLAGRAANSLRRFVELVNALEDDTREMALFQQTDYVIQHSGLRAMYEAEKGEKAQARIDNLEELVTATRQFEVPEEVQEEMSPLSAFLSHAALEAGEGQADEFDDAAQLMTLHSAKGLEFPMVFMVGVEEGMFPSQMSAEEAGRLEEERRLCYVGMTRAMKKLYITHAEMRRVYGKDMFHKASRFIRELPEDCLEEVRMRAKVSRPAAASGRFSQTQTQENFNQTGFSLGQRVQHPKFGEGTIINFEGSGQQSRVQVAFNGEGIKWLVTQYAKLEAM